AGCCGTGTTGCCTCCGGCTACGCGGGGCCTGGTGCTGCGCCTGCGCTCCCTGGGCGAGAGCGACCTCTTGGTGGACCTGTTCACCCGCCGCCTGGGCCGCCTCACCGCCGTGGCCAAGGGCGGCAAGCGCTCCAAGCAGCGCTTCTTCGGGGTGCTCCTGGCCGGGCACTTGCTGGAGATGGACCTGGCCCCCACCAAAAGCGCGGACTTGTGGCGCCTGGAGAGCGCCAGGGTTTTGGCCGCCCACGTGGGCCTGCGGGCCGACTACCGCCGCCTCATGGCCTCGGGCCCGGTGCTGGAGCTATTGCTCAGGGCCACGCCGGTGCAGGCCCCCCAGCCCGGAGCCCTGGAGCTGGCCCAGGCCACCTTGGGGCGCATGGAAAAGGCCAGCGACCCGGCGGAGCTGGGCTCGGCCCTGGTCATATTCCTGGCCCGCCTCCTGGAGCTGTTAGGCTATGGCCTGAACCTGGACTCCTGCCTGCTCTGCGGACGCCCCCACACCGGAGCTGGCGGTGGCCGCCTCAGCCTGGGCGGAGGCCTCACCTGCCCGGCCTGCCCGCCTGGGCAGCGCGACCACCCCGCCCCGGCGGGGCTGATCAAATCCCTGCGCGCCGCCGTGAGCCTGGAGCCCGCCGCCTTGGGACGCCTGCGCCTGCCCATGGATCAGGTTTCCGGGGCGTTGGCCTTTTTAGGCGAGTTCTGGCAGGAGATCGTGGGCAACGACCTGCCCAGCCTGGGGCTGGCCGCGCGCAGCCTGGCGAAAAGATGAAGGCAAGAAGATGGTTGATGAACATCAAGATACGGGCATTGACCCATTTTGGGAAAAATATTTGGAAGGTGAAATACGACCGCAAATAACAACAATATTAAAAATTGTTAAGGAAAAAATTATCCCCATTTTTAAACAAGCCGAAGTTGAGGCTGACGAAGTGTCAGACCGAGCATGGTATGCTGAGGGGTATTCTGAGAATGCAGACCCTGGCAGCATGGCGGATTATGCAATGGAAATGGGTCTCGATCATTATTCTCTGTTAACCAATTTAACATATGGAATATTAAATTTATTTTCCGTGCATCTGTATCACCTATATGAACAGCACCTCGTTTATCTATGTATGCATGAACTCATTCACCCTGCGACGTTCCCTGACCCGCATTCGCTAAATGCAACAATCGTGAATCAAATGCTGACAGACAAAGGAATCGAAACATTTTCATTCAAAACATACCCAAAAATTAAAGAATTAAAATATGTATGTAATTGTGTAAAACACGGTGACGGTCGGTCATGCGAGGAAGTAAAAAAGTTACGCCCGGTACTGTTTGAGCACCCTAGTTTCAGGGGGCAAGATATCCCTTCCCTGCCTCCGGGCCCCATAATCACGCCTCTTGCTGGCGATAGCCTATGGATATCTGAACAGGACTTCGAAGAATACGCCCAAGCGGTCCTATCTTTTTTTGAAGAGCTCTTCCAAACCAACCGCAAATTACGCGAAGAGGCAGGCTACCCCATCTACAATTAGACTGAACCACCATTCATATTGACACCCGGGGTCTTGGGTGGTTTTATTGAGCATTGCCGCGGGCGCGGCAAGCTGCCCATAAATACGGCTCCACGCGCCAGCACCGCACGCAGCTCACCCGCTAAGCGAGGTCCTGATGAAGCAGTTCTTCTATCCTGACTCGGTGGCCATCCTGGGCGTTTCTCCCCGTCCGGGCAACATGGGCCGCAACATCTTCAAGAACCTGCAAAACCAGGGCTTCGCCGGCGAGATCTATCTGGTCAACCCCAAGGGCGGCGAGCTGGAAGGCCGCACCCTATACCCCTCGGCGGCCGATCTGCCCGAAGCGCCCGACATGGCGGTGATCCTCACCCCGGCGGCCACGGTGCCCGGCCTCATGGAGGACCTGGGGCAGCGGGGCTGCAAGCGGGTGGTCATCGAGAGCGGCGGCTTCAGCGAGCTGGATTCGGGGCGCGGCGATCTGGAAGAGCAGATCAAGGCCACGGCCGCCAAGTACGGCATGCGCTTCATCGGGCCCAACTGCATCGGAGTCATCTGCACCGACTCCGGGGTCTCGGTACCTTTCCCCCTGCTGGACCGCCCCGCCATGCGCGGCGGGCTGTCCATCATGGCCCAGAGCGGCGGCATCGGCCTTACCTATCTGCACGCGGCCTCGGTCTCCAAGGTGGGGGTGGCCAAGTTCTGCTCCATGGGCAACAAGCTCAACGTGAACGAGCGCGACCTGCTCTCCTATCTCATCGAGGACCCCCAGACCAAGTCCATCCTGCTCTACCTGGAGTCCATCGTGGACGGCCGGGCGCTCTACGAGCTGATCCGCTCCACGGATAAGCCGGTGGTGGTGCACAAGTCCAACGTGGGCGAGCTGAGCCACGGCATCGCCAGCAGCCATACCTCGGCCCTGGCCAACGATGACGCCATCGTGGACGCGGCCCTGAAGCAGGCCGGGGCCATCCGGGTGCACACGGTGCACGAGTGCCTCCAGGTGATCAAGGGCCTGAGCCTGCCCAAACCCAAGGGACGCCGCCTGGCCATCATCTCCCGCTCCGGAGGCCACGCGGTGGTGGCTGCGGACGCGGCCTATCGCCACAACATGGAGCTGCCCACCCTGCCGCCCGAATATCTGAAGCCCATCCAGGAGGCCACCCGCGCCTCGGTCATCAACCTGCAAAACCCGCTGGACCTGGGCGACCTGTTCAAGTTCGAGATCTACGTGGACATCCTCAAGGGCGCCCTGTCCCTGCCCGACATAGACGGCGTGGTGATGGTGCACGGCTATCGCGGCCCCGAGGTGGAGGGCTCGCGCAAGTTCGTGGCCAAGGTGGGCGAGCTGTGCCGCGAAACGGACAAGCCGGTGGCCCTGGCCCTGCTGGTGGATGCGGAGGAGGCCATCGTGGCCGCCGAGTTGGCCACCATCCCGGTGTTCCCCTTTGCCGAGGAGGCGGTCGCGGCCCTGGCCGCATCCGAAGAGGCGGGCAAGGTAGGGCCCGAGAGCGAGGCCTCCTGCTCCGGCGGTTTCGACCGCAGGCTGGTGCAGCAGCTGACCGCCTCGGCCGGGCCGGACGGCTGGCTGGAGCTGCCCGAATCGCTGCACGTCCTGAACGGCGCGGGCATCCCGGTGGCTCCTTTCGTGGCCGCCCTGGACCCCGAGGACGCGGTGCACGCGGCCGCTTCCCTGGGCTACCCGGTGGTGCTCAAGGCGGTGGGTGGCGGCGAGCTGTTGCACAAGACCGAGTCCGGCGGCGTGGTCTTGAATCTGCAAACCCCGGAGGAGCTGCGCGCCGCGGCCGAGAAAATGATGGCCGAGCTGAAGCCCAGCCGCTTGCTGGTGATGAACCACATCACCGGCGGCCAGGAGCTGATCCTGGGCATCAAGCGCGATCCCAGCTTCGGGCCGGTGGTGCTCTTGGGCCTGGGTGGCACGGCGGCCGAGGCCCTGGGCGACGTGAGCCTGCGCCTGGCTCCGGTGGACGACAAGGAAGCGGGCCAGATGATGGACCAGCTCAAGGGAGCCCGCCTGCTCAAGGGCTTCCGGGGCGCCCTCCCGGTCAAGCGCCCCGCTGTTCTGGAGGCGGTGATGCGCCTTTCCATCCTGGCCGCCCAGGTGCCGGGAATCGTGGAGCTGGATGTGAACCCCCTCTTGGCCGGTCCCGGCGGGGTCATGGCCGTGGACGCCCGGGTGCGCATCAGCCCCGAGGGCTCCGCGCCCCTCTGCTAGGAAAGGCCCTTGTCCTCCCCCCGCCTGCTGGGCCTCACCTCCACCATACCCGTGGAAGTGGCCCTGGCCGGGGGCTGGACCCCGGTGGACCTTAACAACCGCTTCATCACCCATCCCGACCCGGCCTCGCTGGTGCAGCGGGCCGAGGACCTGGGTTTGCCCCGCACCCTCTGCGCCTGGATCAAGGGCATGTACGCCTGGTGCCTGGCTCACCCCGAGGTGGGCGCCATCGTGGGCATCACCCGGGGCGACTGCTCCAACACCCACGGCCTCATGGAGCTACTCTCCCGCGAGGGGCGCTCCATAATGCCCTTTGACTATCCCGACGCGGGCGACCGGGCCGGTTTGGAGCGCTCCCTGGCCCGCTTGGCCACGGCCCTGGGCGCGGACTTGGACCGGGCCGAAGAGATGCGCGCCGGGCTCGAGCCCCTGCGCGACGACCTGGAGTGCCTGGACCACCTGACCTGGCAAGAGGGCAAGGTCACTGGGGCGGAGAACCATCTTTGGCTGGTGAGCGCCAGCGACTTTGATGGCGACTCCGATGATTTCGCCGCGCGCCTGCGAGTCTTTCTGGCCGAGGCCGAGGCCCGCCCCCTGCGCGAGCCCCGGGTGCGCCTGGGCCTGTTGGGCGTGCCGCCCATCATGAACGGCCTGCACCAGGCCCTGGAGGAAATGGGCGCGGCGGTGGTGTTCAACGAGGTCCCCCGCCAGTTCGCCATGCTGCCCGGCGAGGGGGGCCACCCGAAAAGCCTGACCGAGCAATACCGGCGCTACACCTACCCCTACGAGGTAGGCGGGCGCATCGCGGACATTAAGCGCGAGGCCGCCCGCCGGGGCCTGCACGGCCTTATCCACTACACCCAGACCTTCTGCTGGCGGCAGATGCAGGACGCGCCCCTGCGCCAAGAGCTGGACCTGCCCCTGCTCACCCTGGAAGGCGACCGGGTGGGGCCTATTGACGGGCGCACCCGCCTCAGGCTGGAGGCCTTTGTGGAGGTGCTGGGCTGAGCCGCCCCGGGCTGGTATTCTAAGAAAGAAATTTCACGCTAACTCTGAGAGCAGTCCATGAGCCAGAACAAAGAGGAATTCCCCATCGATCTGGAGCTGGAAGCGCCCCTGAAGAAGGTGAGCTACCCCGGCTTTGACACCGATATTATCTCCATGCAGCTGGTCACCGAGGCCCACATGGTCGAGGGCAAGGCGGTGATCAAGCTCCGTCCCCTCTCCGCCCCGCCCGAGGTGGGCGAGGAGCTGGAGAACCGCATCGCCGCTGCGGTGCGCGAGGCCACCGGCGCCGAGGAGATCGAGGTGCACCTGCCCGCCCCTCCCCCGCCGAAGGAAAAACAGGGCCCCCAGCCCATCGAGGGCGTCAAGTGGGTGGTGCCCGTGGCCTCGGGCAAGGGAGGCGTGGGCAAGTCCACCGTAGCGGTGCACCTGGCCCTGGCCCTGGCCTCCCAGGGGCTCAAGGTGGGCCTGCTGGACCTGGACCTCTACGGCCCTTCGGTGCCCATCATGCTGGGCTTGGTCAACGCCAAGCCCGAAGCCGCCGGCGAGAAGATCGCTCCCATCGAGGCGCACGGCATCAAGGTAATGTCCGTGGGCTTCCTGGTGGGCGCGGACAAGGCCCTGATCTGGCGAGGCCCGCTGGTGATGAAAGCGGTGCGCCAGCTTTTGCACGAGGTGGCCTGGGCCCCGCTGGATGTATTGATCCTGGACCTTCCTCCGGGCACCGGCGACGTGCAGATCACCAT
This region of Desulfarculaceae bacterium genomic DNA includes:
- the recO gene encoding DNA repair protein RecO — protein: MLPPATRGLVLRLRSLGESDLLVDLFTRRLGRLTAVAKGGKRSKQRFFGVLLAGHLLEMDLAPTKSADLWRLESARVLAAHVGLRADYRRLMASGPVLELLLRATPVQAPQPGALELAQATLGRMEKASDPAELGSALVIFLARLLELLGYGLNLDSCLLCGRPHTGAGGGRLSLGGGLTCPACPPGQRDHPAPAGLIKSLRAAVSLEPAALGRLRLPMDQVSGALAFLGEFWQEIVGNDLPSLGLAARSLAKR
- a CDS encoding acetate--CoA ligase family protein, which translates into the protein MKQFFYPDSVAILGVSPRPGNMGRNIFKNLQNQGFAGEIYLVNPKGGELEGRTLYPSAADLPEAPDMAVILTPAATVPGLMEDLGQRGCKRVVIESGGFSELDSGRGDLEEQIKATAAKYGMRFIGPNCIGVICTDSGVSVPFPLLDRPAMRGGLSIMAQSGGIGLTYLHAASVSKVGVAKFCSMGNKLNVNERDLLSYLIEDPQTKSILLYLESIVDGRALYELIRSTDKPVVVHKSNVGELSHGIASSHTSALANDDAIVDAALKQAGAIRVHTVHECLQVIKGLSLPKPKGRRLAIISRSGGHAVVAADAAYRHNMELPTLPPEYLKPIQEATRASVINLQNPLDLGDLFKFEIYVDILKGALSLPDIDGVVMVHGYRGPEVEGSRKFVAKVGELCRETDKPVALALLVDAEEAIVAAELATIPVFPFAEEAVAALAASEEAGKVGPESEASCSGGFDRRLVQQLTASAGPDGWLELPESLHVLNGAGIPVAPFVAALDPEDAVHAAASLGYPVVLKAVGGGELLHKTESGGVVLNLQTPEELRAAAEKMMAELKPSRLLVMNHITGGQELILGIKRDPSFGPVVLLGLGGTAAEALGDVSLRLAPVDDKEAGQMMDQLKGARLLKGFRGALPVKRPAVLEAVMRLSILAAQVPGIVELDVNPLLAGPGGVMAVDARVRISPEGSAPLC
- a CDS encoding 2-hydroxyacyl-CoA dehydratase; its protein translation is MSSPRLLGLTSTIPVEVALAGGWTPVDLNNRFITHPDPASLVQRAEDLGLPRTLCAWIKGMYAWCLAHPEVGAIVGITRGDCSNTHGLMELLSREGRSIMPFDYPDAGDRAGLERSLARLATALGADLDRAEEMRAGLEPLRDDLECLDHLTWQEGKVTGAENHLWLVSASDFDGDSDDFAARLRVFLAEAEARPLREPRVRLGLLGVPPIMNGLHQALEEMGAAVVFNEVPRQFAMLPGEGGHPKSLTEQYRRYTYPYEVGGRIADIKREAARRGLHGLIHYTQTFCWRQMQDAPLRQELDLPLLTLEGDRVGPIDGRTRLRLEAFVEVLG
- a CDS encoding Mrp/NBP35 family ATP-binding protein, whose product is MSQNKEEFPIDLELEAPLKKVSYPGFDTDIISMQLVTEAHMVEGKAVIKLRPLSAPPEVGEELENRIAAAVREATGAEEIEVHLPAPPPPKEKQGPQPIEGVKWVVPVASGKGGVGKSTVAVHLALALASQGLKVGLLDLDLYGPSVPIMLGLVNAKPEAAGEKIAPIEAHGIKVMSVGFLVGADKALIWRGPLVMKAVRQLLHEVAWAPLDVLILDLPPGTGDVQITMAQEVPVDGAVVVTTPQDVALGDAIKGVDMFRQVGAPVLGIVENMSYFMCPDCSSRHEIFGHGSVEPLAAKLGVPFLGELPLVPSVRALADQGKPGEVLRGENGGPFLAVAKQVLERLEEK